Proteins encoded within one genomic window of Alteribacter populi:
- a CDS encoding SDR family NAD(P)-dependent oxidoreductase: MDLGIKDQVVAVAGGSYGIGFGAAIQLVQEGAKVAILARNEEKLKEAAQSIQDETGYYPFLYTGDITNKEQCQEFIQETVNYYGKLDGLVIAAGASQKGMIENVDEDDWNRSWDLNVMSCFYLVQESLTHLKKSLNPKIVVVGSASAKQPSENQLISNVTKAGTLTFVKTLAEELAPFNICINNVCPGKILSERRQNRMLHEAKEKNIPVEEHVSHLAETIPLSRLGTTEEVASMIVYLLSEQASYISGQSINVDGGLIKSII, encoded by the coding sequence TTGGACCTCGGTATAAAGGATCAAGTTGTAGCTGTAGCAGGTGGAAGTTACGGAATTGGTTTCGGTGCGGCTATACAGCTCGTACAAGAAGGAGCGAAAGTTGCGATTTTAGCGAGGAATGAAGAGAAACTGAAGGAAGCTGCTCAAAGTATACAAGATGAAACTGGTTATTATCCGTTTTTATATACTGGAGATATAACAAATAAGGAGCAATGCCAAGAATTTATTCAGGAAACAGTTAATTATTATGGAAAGTTAGATGGTTTAGTTATTGCTGCTGGTGCTAGTCAAAAAGGAATGATTGAAAATGTAGATGAGGACGATTGGAACCGTAGTTGGGATTTAAATGTGATGTCATGTTTCTATCTTGTTCAAGAATCACTTACTCATTTAAAGAAAAGCCTTAATCCCAAAATTGTCGTTGTTGGCTCAGCATCAGCAAAGCAGCCTTCAGAAAATCAGCTAATATCTAACGTAACGAAAGCTGGCACTCTAACATTTGTTAAAACATTAGCGGAAGAATTAGCACCGTTCAATATTTGTATAAACAATGTTTGCCCCGGGAAAATCCTCTCAGAGCGCAGGCAGAATCGTATGTTACATGAAGCTAAAGAAAAAAACATACCAGTTGAAGAACATGTATCTCACCTTGCAGAGACAATACCGCTAAGTAGACTAGGTACAACCGAGGAAGTAGCTTCGATGATTGTCTACTTACTTTCAGAGCAAGCTTCATATATCTCTGGACAGTCAATCAATGTTGATGGTGGTTTAATCAAATCTATTATTTAA
- a CDS encoding tripartite tricarboxylate transporter permease, with protein MIDNLLLGIEYAITWQALLVILIGVTWGIIGGAIPGITGSIACALMLPFTYSMEPALALMMLAGTYVAAEYGGGIPAILIGAPGTSSNAPVVLDGYELHKQGHTGKALGTSLIIGTIGGIFSVIVLVLIAVPLAKVALAFGPPEYFALALFALTVVAALVAKSLIKGLISAAFGLFIAVIGMDPFTGEMRFTGGSSQLIGGLELIPVLIGLFAVSELLIMAKKSVKKSNFYQSVSTKFPTWKELKSTSKATSIGSVAGTFFGIMPGVGGSIGSWIAYNEAKRWSKNKEKFGKGSLEGVAAPEAANNAVTGGAMVPLLALGIPGSNTTAIMIGALIVHGVTPGPLMFEQQPEIPYSLFVGMLIAQFMMLVVGYFVIKPAIKISTVSTPMLLAIIFPLVFVGSYSLNNNLFDVGVVLFFGVVGLLMKRFGFSPPATVLGLVLGVYIETNLRRSLEMSDGSLMIFLERPIALICLLLAVISLTAPFVQERLMKNIKKDNSNNTQSF; from the coding sequence TTGATAGATAATCTCTTATTAGGAATTGAATACGCAATAACATGGCAAGCCCTTCTAGTTATTCTTATAGGTGTAACATGGGGAATAATAGGGGGAGCTATTCCTGGAATTACAGGTTCTATCGCATGTGCACTTATGCTCCCATTTACGTATAGTATGGAACCTGCTCTTGCTTTAATGATGTTAGCTGGGACGTATGTTGCCGCGGAATATGGTGGTGGTATTCCCGCTATATTAATTGGCGCACCAGGAACATCCTCTAATGCACCAGTTGTATTAGATGGATACGAATTACACAAACAAGGACATACAGGAAAGGCCTTAGGGACTTCGTTAATTATAGGAACAATAGGTGGTATTTTTAGTGTTATTGTCCTAGTTTTAATTGCGGTTCCATTAGCAAAAGTTGCACTTGCTTTTGGCCCTCCTGAATACTTTGCTTTAGCATTATTTGCTTTAACAGTTGTCGCTGCATTAGTAGCTAAAAGCTTAATAAAAGGTTTAATATCAGCAGCCTTTGGACTTTTTATAGCTGTCATAGGTATGGATCCATTTACTGGTGAAATGAGGTTTACAGGTGGATCTTCACAGTTAATAGGTGGGTTAGAATTGATTCCCGTCCTAATTGGTTTATTTGCTGTTAGTGAACTATTAATAATGGCTAAAAAGTCTGTGAAAAAATCGAATTTTTATCAATCAGTATCAACGAAGTTTCCTACTTGGAAAGAATTAAAGTCAACTTCTAAAGCAACTTCAATTGGTTCTGTTGCTGGAACATTTTTTGGGATTATGCCTGGTGTCGGTGGTTCTATTGGTTCTTGGATAGCTTATAACGAAGCAAAACGTTGGTCTAAAAATAAAGAAAAGTTTGGAAAAGGTTCATTGGAAGGCGTGGCAGCACCAGAAGCGGCCAATAACGCGGTGACCGGTGGGGCTATGGTACCTTTGTTAGCTTTAGGGATACCTGGATCAAATACTACAGCGATTATGATTGGGGCTTTGATTGTACATGGTGTCACGCCAGGTCCACTGATGTTTGAACAACAACCTGAGATTCCATATTCACTTTTTGTCGGAATGTTAATTGCTCAGTTTATGATGTTAGTAGTTGGTTACTTTGTGATTAAACCTGCTATAAAAATTAGTACTGTATCAACACCTATGTTATTGGCAATTATTTTCCCATTAGTGTTCGTGGGGTCTTACTCTCTAAATAACAATTTATTTGATGTTGGTGTCGTTCTCTTTTTCGGTGTTGTAGGGTTACTCATGAAACGTTTCGGTTTTTCACCACCAGCAACAGTCCTTGGTTTGGTGTTAGGAGTTTATATCGAAACGAACTTACGTCGTTCTTTAGAGATGTCAGATGGATCACTAATGATCTTCCTTGAAAGACCTATTGCTTTAATTTGCTTACTTTTAGCTGTAATTAGCTTAACTGCACCATTTGTTCAAGAGCGTTTAATGAAAAATATTAAGAAAGATAACTCAAACAATACACAGAGCTTCTAA
- a CDS encoding isocitrate/isopropylmalate dehydrogenase family protein yields MQYKIGVMNGDDIGHEVVPLAVEIMKASTTKYNNVAIDWVELPIGYKSYLDCGETLPQHTLDSLKYMDGWVLGPIGHAVYPKNDPKAINPHPIIRKVFDLHSNVRPSRSYVNVNSVQNDVDLIVVRENIEGFQPDRNVYAGTGEFMPTSDLAMSVRVITRRNSEAVAETAFKLAQQRRKKVTAIHKKSVFKMGCGLFVESCRNVAQKYPDVLYEEMHVDTSAASLVMNPQKFDVLVTTNMFGDILSDLTSGLVGGLGMAPGLCIGPKYSMAQATHGSAPGIVGKEIANPYALIMSGKMLLEWLGVQNKDSSLLNASQLIEDAVNHAIKKGMVTPDMGGEATTKEMGKAICSYVSNVHV; encoded by the coding sequence TTGCAGTACAAAATTGGTGTAATGAATGGTGATGATATTGGCCACGAGGTTGTACCATTAGCTGTCGAAATTATGAAAGCTTCTACAACAAAATACAATAATGTCGCGATTGATTGGGTGGAACTCCCTATTGGTTACAAATCCTACTTAGACTGTGGAGAAACATTACCTCAACATACATTAGATTCGCTTAAGTATATGGATGGTTGGGTTTTAGGCCCTATTGGTCATGCAGTTTATCCAAAAAACGATCCCAAGGCAATAAATCCCCATCCAATAATTCGAAAGGTCTTCGATCTCCACAGTAATGTCCGTCCTAGTCGTTCTTATGTTAATGTAAATTCCGTTCAAAATGATGTTGACTTAATAGTTGTAAGGGAAAATATCGAAGGGTTTCAACCAGATCGCAATGTCTATGCAGGAACAGGAGAATTCATGCCTACTTCTGACCTTGCTATGTCTGTGCGAGTCATTACACGAAGAAATTCGGAGGCTGTTGCTGAAACTGCATTTAAACTAGCGCAACAGAGAAGAAAAAAAGTTACTGCAATACACAAAAAATCTGTTTTTAAAATGGGTTGCGGGTTATTTGTTGAATCATGTCGAAACGTAGCTCAAAAATACCCTGATGTTTTGTATGAGGAAATGCATGTCGATACTTCAGCGGCTTCATTAGTGATGAACCCTCAAAAATTTGATGTTTTAGTAACGACAAATATGTTTGGTGATATTTTATCTGATTTAACCTCTGGATTGGTCGGGGGATTGGGTATGGCCCCTGGGCTATGTATTGGACCAAAATACAGTATGGCACAAGCAACACACGGCTCTGCACCCGGTATTGTTGGAAAGGAAATTGCTAACCCTTATGCTTTAATTATGTCTGGAAAAATGTTATTAGAGTGGCTTGGGGTGCAGAACAAAGATAGTTCTTTACTGAATGCTTCCCAATTAATTGAAGATGCTGTTAACCATGCAATAAAAAAAGGAATGGTAACCCCGGATATGGGGGGAGAGGCGACTACTAAAGAAATGGGAAAAGCTATTTGTTCTTACGTATCTAACGTTCACGTTTAA
- a CDS encoding HelD family protein, with amino-acid sequence MSSNSFQKEAKHLERITEKINSQLVRLNKIPKYVGNSNVEQMIDDMREKTKKNLTNALDKPYFGRLDFQEADQEKIAPLYIGKHGVQEEENNGDLLVVDWRTPVASLFYSYSGGEDLAYYEAPEGIIEGDILLKRNIVVRNKELQRVVDSYKKGAEDLSGTDEFLLYKLSENKDSKLRDIVSSIQAEQNKIIRMPKNRALVIQGVAGSGKTTVALHRLAYLLYHYKENVQAEKMIIFAPNNMFLDYVSDVLPELGVGNIQQTVFQQWALKELDEEVSLNPQSEYYKDWFENRVNEQNQNTFGRYKGSMDFKILVESILEYYEKNYAPKEDFQPWENTVLSRNLISDWLYQEYKSYPLLKRRERIEARIKRWIEIKLKEVEPLQRRDYKKKSYQKLRSYLRKWKVHTPIDFYKLIFLQTKQKRYVPNDLIEQIPKEVYESTQSLLKQNIIEYEDLAPIVYIKNKFYGGDKSEKFDHIVIDEAQDFSPFQLALLTEKTRGHSLTILGDLSQGIHHYKGITDWNEFINLFPSEHVKYHQIETSYRSTMEIITFANKVISKVGKPVSLAKPVFRSGDDVQVIGTRKPELVASIIKVLNSLKEKDVNTVGVIGRTQKECKEIANELSRSGVEVSYVDSKHQSYEGGVSVIPIYMSKGLEFDAVLLVNVNETQYALSERDAKLLYVGCTRALHYLYLICTDMPSPLILEDSSLS; translated from the coding sequence ATGAGTTCAAATAGTTTTCAGAAAGAAGCTAAGCATCTGGAACGAATTACGGAGAAAATTAATAGTCAGCTTGTTAGGTTAAATAAAATACCAAAATATGTTGGTAATAGTAATGTAGAGCAAATGATCGATGATATGAGGGAGAAGACTAAAAAAAACCTTACGAATGCATTAGATAAACCTTACTTTGGGCGTCTTGATTTTCAAGAAGCCGATCAAGAAAAAATTGCCCCACTTTATATTGGTAAACATGGAGTCCAAGAGGAGGAAAACAATGGAGATTTACTTGTAGTCGATTGGCGAACTCCTGTTGCAAGTCTTTTTTACTCTTACAGTGGAGGAGAAGACTTAGCCTATTATGAAGCCCCAGAGGGTATTATTGAAGGAGATATCTTATTAAAAAGAAATATTGTAGTACGGAATAAAGAATTACAAAGAGTAGTTGATAGCTATAAAAAAGGAGCAGAAGATTTATCTGGAACAGATGAATTTCTACTATATAAACTTAGTGAAAATAAAGATAGTAAATTACGTGATATCGTTTCAAGTATACAAGCTGAACAAAACAAAATAATTAGGATGCCCAAGAATAGAGCTTTAGTTATTCAGGGGGTAGCGGGGAGTGGTAAAACTACAGTAGCTCTCCATCGTCTAGCTTATCTTTTATATCATTATAAAGAAAATGTACAGGCTGAAAAAATGATTATTTTTGCCCCTAATAATATGTTTTTAGATTATGTCTCCGATGTGTTACCAGAACTAGGTGTAGGAAACATTCAGCAAACTGTTTTTCAACAATGGGCATTAAAAGAGTTGGACGAAGAAGTAAGTTTAAATCCTCAATCAGAATATTATAAAGACTGGTTCGAGAACAGAGTAAATGAACAGAATCAGAATACTTTTGGAAGATACAAAGGCTCGATGGACTTTAAAATTTTGGTAGAAAGTATTTTAGAATATTATGAGAAGAACTATGCTCCAAAGGAGGATTTTCAACCGTGGGAGAATACGGTTTTAAGCCGTAATCTGATATCTGATTGGTTATATCAAGAGTACAAATCATACCCATTATTAAAAAGAAGAGAACGGATTGAAGCACGAATAAAAAGGTGGATTGAAATAAAATTAAAAGAAGTAGAGCCCTTGCAAAGAAGAGATTATAAGAAGAAGTCCTATCAAAAATTGCGTTCTTATTTAAGAAAATGGAAAGTACATACACCAATAGATTTTTACAAGCTGATATTTTTACAGACGAAACAAAAAAGATATGTTCCAAATGATTTAATTGAACAGATACCTAAGGAAGTTTATGAGTCAACACAATCTTTGCTTAAACAAAATATAATCGAATATGAAGATCTTGCACCAATCGTTTACATTAAAAATAAGTTTTACGGGGGAGATAAAAGTGAGAAGTTTGACCATATTGTCATCGACGAAGCCCAAGATTTTTCCCCATTCCAATTAGCTTTATTAACAGAAAAAACACGTGGACATTCATTGACAATTTTAGGAGATTTATCTCAAGGAATACATCATTATAAGGGGATTACTGATTGGAATGAATTCATAAATTTATTTCCTTCTGAACACGTGAAATATCATCAAATAGAAACCAGCTATCGATCAACAATGGAAATCATCACTTTTGCTAACAAAGTCATTTCAAAGGTAGGGAAACCTGTTAGTCTAGCAAAACCTGTATTTAGAAGTGGTGATGATGTTCAAGTAATCGGTACACGCAAACCAGAATTAGTTGCTTCCATCATTAAAGTCTTAAACAGCTTAAAAGAAAAAGATGTTAATACAGTAGGAGTAATAGGAAGGACTCAAAAAGAATGTAAGGAAATTGCTAATGAACTTTCTCGATCTGGAGTTGAAGTAAGTTATGTTGATTCCAAACACCAAAGCTATGAAGGTGGAGTATCGGTTATACCGATTTATATGTCAAAAGGATTAGAATTTGATGCTGTTCTACTTGTTAATGTTAATGAAACACAATATGCTCTTAGTGAAAGAGATGCTAAGTTATTATATGTCGGGTGTACCCGAGCACTACATTACTTATATTTAATTTGTACTGATATGCCATCACCATTAATTTTAGAAGATAGCTCATTATCCTAA
- a CDS encoding tripartite tricarboxylate transporter substrate binding protein translates to MKNFKGLLMFTLSLLLFLVACGDGNENESDTISSDSSEASASSSEEGQSAEEEISFPEKEITILYHSRAGSGGDLFLRNTAKPLEEILGVPIVVENRTGAGGANAWQYTLNSDPDGYTLVGTTATLISSPIMSDMDISYQDFTPLAQVFTDPAFIYVKGDSPFDSIEELIEYEQNNPGDLDWASSTPGSKDNITLAMIYDEANIDPSTVAFEGGSEGLVNIVGGHVDVGLGEYSQLRGQLEAGEVKILASLTEERHPQLEDIPTMIESGWDVVPYSPRAIMAPPDLPEGVQQVLIDAIEQVYDDPDFQETWEEEGLVPHFAPGQELMDIYSDMDDFVRPLLQ, encoded by the coding sequence GTGAAAAATTTTAAAGGTTTATTAATGTTCACTCTATCGTTATTACTCTTTTTAGTGGCTTGTGGAGATGGAAATGAAAATGAAAGTGATACAATAAGTTCAGATTCTTCTGAGGCCTCGGCATCTTCAAGTGAAGAAGGACAAAGCGCTGAAGAAGAAATTAGCTTCCCAGAGAAAGAAATTACGATTCTCTATCATTCGAGAGCCGGTTCTGGAGGAGACTTGTTTCTGCGTAACACAGCAAAGCCTCTTGAAGAAATTTTAGGTGTACCTATTGTAGTAGAAAATCGTACAGGTGCAGGGGGAGCAAATGCATGGCAATATACGTTGAATTCAGATCCAGATGGTTACACATTGGTGGGTACAACAGCAACCTTAATTAGTTCACCAATAATGTCTGATATGGACATATCCTATCAAGATTTCACACCTTTAGCACAAGTCTTTACAGATCCAGCTTTTATTTATGTCAAAGGAGATAGTCCGTTTGATAGTATTGAAGAATTAATTGAATACGAACAAAATAATCCTGGAGATTTAGACTGGGCTTCAAGTACGCCAGGTAGTAAAGATAACATTACATTGGCGATGATTTATGACGAAGCCAATATCGACCCATCTACCGTTGCTTTCGAAGGAGGAAGTGAAGGGTTGGTAAATATTGTTGGGGGTCATGTTGATGTTGGTTTGGGAGAGTATTCACAACTAAGAGGACAGCTAGAAGCTGGAGAAGTAAAAATTCTTGCTTCTTTAACAGAAGAACGGCATCCACAATTAGAGGATATACCGACAATGATAGAGTCAGGTTGGGATGTTGTACCTTACAGCCCACGAGCTATCATGGCTCCACCTGATTTACCTGAGGGTGTCCAACAAGTATTAATTGATGCAATTGAACAGGTCTATGATGATCCGGATTTCCAAGAAACATGGGAAGAGGAAGGTTTAGTTCCTCACTTTGCGCCAGGTCAAGAGCTTATGGACATTTACAGTGATATGGATGATTTTGTACGCCCATTACTGCAATAA
- a CDS encoding MmgE/PrpD family protein, translating into MLTKQLVDKIFETSYGSFEESTILHAKKSLLNWLGVTVGAIEHKSIDMLLEVSDELGSSEQATILGRNKKTDISMAALINGTSSHIFDFDDTHLDTIHHPSGPIAPVVFALGETRNLSTKELLRAFILGCEVELRISNAVYPSHYQKGYHITPTAGCFGAAVAAGILLNLDKEKMVMALGIAGTQAFGLREMFGTMTKPFHPGKAAQNGLLAALLADKGFTSSKQVLEAKRGFANVMSDSHDLTKVLDKWGESYEFEKNAFKPYACGIVLHPSIDACIQLSEFATPEEVESIELTVNPYVLELTGKDQPLTGLEGKFSIYHTGAIAFLEKDAAEEQYSDEKVNASNTVEMRKKIKPVVSEDISEEKVKAVLKKTDGTTQVVVIEDATGSIDNPMTQEMLNKKFTKLCKPIISQDKIDEVIEKTMRFEELDSVNEVIGSLYNERILMN; encoded by the coding sequence ATGCTAACAAAACAATTGGTGGATAAGATTTTTGAAACGTCTTATGGAAGCTTTGAGGAGAGTACAATTTTACATGCGAAAAAAAGCTTACTTAATTGGTTAGGGGTTACCGTTGGGGCAATTGAACATAAATCGATTGATATGTTACTAGAAGTTTCTGATGAACTAGGGTCATCAGAACAAGCGACGATTTTAGGTAGAAATAAAAAAACAGACATTTCAATGGCTGCCTTGATTAATGGAACATCATCTCATATTTTTGATTTCGACGACACACATTTAGATACGATCCATCATCCAAGTGGACCTATTGCCCCTGTTGTCTTCGCACTAGGTGAAACGCGGAATCTATCAACCAAAGAGTTGTTGCGTGCATTTATACTAGGGTGTGAAGTTGAACTACGCATTAGTAACGCTGTGTATCCTTCGCATTATCAAAAAGGTTATCATATTACACCAACAGCAGGTTGTTTTGGTGCAGCTGTAGCTGCTGGTATTTTATTAAACCTTGATAAAGAAAAAATGGTAATGGCTTTAGGTATTGCAGGAACACAAGCATTTGGGTTACGAGAAATGTTTGGTACGATGACAAAACCATTTCACCCAGGAAAAGCGGCTCAGAATGGATTGTTAGCAGCACTCCTCGCAGACAAAGGTTTTACGAGTTCGAAACAAGTACTTGAAGCAAAACGAGGGTTTGCAAATGTAATGTCCGATTCACATGACTTAACTAAGGTTCTTGATAAATGGGGAGAATCATATGAGTTCGAGAAGAATGCATTTAAACCGTATGCATGTGGAATTGTTCTTCATCCATCAATTGATGCATGTATTCAACTTTCTGAGTTCGCAACACCTGAAGAAGTAGAGAGTATTGAATTAACAGTAAACCCATATGTACTTGAATTAACTGGTAAGGATCAACCGTTAACTGGATTAGAAGGTAAATTTAGTATTTATCATACAGGGGCTATTGCGTTTTTAGAAAAAGATGCTGCAGAAGAACAGTATAGTGATGAAAAAGTAAATGCTTCTAATACTGTTGAAATGCGTAAAAAAATTAAACCGGTTGTATCAGAAGACATTAGTGAAGAGAAGGTGAAAGCTGTACTTAAGAAGACTGATGGTACAACACAGGTAGTTGTTATTGAAGATGCAACAGGAAGTATAGACAATCCAATGACGCAAGAAATGTTAAATAAGAAGTTTACAAAGTTGTGTAAACCAATTATTTCACAGGATAAGATCGATGAGGTTATTGAGAAAACGATGAGGTTTGAAGAATTGGACTCAGTTAATGAAGTCATCGGATCTTTATATAATGAAAGAATATTAATGAATTAA
- a CDS encoding tripartite tricarboxylate transporter TctB family protein — protein sequence MNVVNLITGILSTLAGIVIYWTANGFGLGNSSDSLGPSFYPKLLAISFVILGLILVWMSFRNKEVEQEKDQEEKKSFFHKGNLRVLMVIGTGIFYIIMMDLLGFIITTILLVILLMTITGERLWWKMGVTSVIVAFSLYLIFRNLLNVLLPAVPWM from the coding sequence TTGAATGTCGTTAATCTAATTACAGGAATTCTATCAACTTTAGCAGGTATTGTAATTTACTGGACTGCTAATGGGTTTGGGCTGGGTAACAGCTCGGACTCATTAGGCCCCTCTTTTTATCCGAAATTACTAGCAATTAGTTTCGTTATTCTCGGTTTAATACTTGTTTGGATGTCATTCCGTAATAAGGAAGTGGAGCAAGAAAAGGACCAAGAGGAAAAGAAGTCGTTCTTTCATAAAGGGAATCTTCGAGTATTAATGGTAATAGGCACGGGTATCTTCTACATTATAATGATGGATTTACTAGGGTTTATAATTACAACTATTCTGTTAGTGATATTGTTGATGACTATTACAGGGGAACGCTTGTGGTGGAAAATGGGAGTAACATCAGTAATTGTTGCATTTTCACTTTATTTGATATTTAGAAATTTGTTAAACGTATTGTTACCTGCAGTTCCTTGGATGTAA